Proteins from one Bacteroides mediterraneensis genomic window:
- the leuD gene encoding 3-isopropylmalate dehydratase small subunit has protein sequence MKQKFNIITSTCIPLPLENVDTDQIIPARFLKATTRDEKFFGDNLFRDWRYNPDGSLNKDFVLNNPKYSGQILVAGKNFGSGSSREHAAWAIAGYGFRVVVSSFFADIHKNNELNNFVLPVVVSEGFLKELFDSIYADPKTEVEVNLPEQTITNKATGKSEKFEINAYKKHCLMNGLDDIDFLVENKDKIEAFEKARN, from the coding sequence ATGAAACAGAAATTCAATATCATAACAAGTACTTGTATTCCTTTGCCTTTGGAAAATGTGGATACGGACCAGATTATCCCGGCACGTTTTCTGAAAGCGACGACCCGTGATGAAAAGTTTTTTGGTGACAATTTGTTCCGCGACTGGCGTTACAATCCGGATGGTTCGTTGAACAAGGATTTTGTGTTGAACAATCCGAAGTACAGTGGACAGATTCTGGTGGCCGGAAAGAATTTCGGTAGTGGTTCCAGCCGTGAACATGCGGCGTGGGCGATTGCCGGTTATGGTTTCAGAGTGGTGGTGTCCAGCTTTTTTGCCGACATTCACAAGAACAATGAATTGAACAACTTCGTGCTTCCGGTGGTGGTAAGTGAGGGATTCTTGAAAGAATTGTTTGACTCGATTTATGCCGATCCGAAAACTGAAGTAGAAGTAAATCTGCCGGAGCAGACTATTACCAATAAAGCGACCGGTAAGTCTGAAAAGTTTGAAATCAATGCCTATAAGAAACATTGTCTGATGAACGGGCTGGATGACATTGACTTTTTGGTGGAAAACAAAGATAAGATAGAAGCCTTTGAAAAGGCACGTAACTAA
- the leuB gene encoding 3-isopropylmalate dehydrogenase, with protein sequence MDFKIAVLAGDGIGPEISVQGVDVMTAVCEKFGHKVTYEYALCGAHAIDEVGDPFPEETYQICKNADAVLFSAVGDPKFDNDPTAKVRPEQGLLAMRKKLGLFANIRPVQTFKCLVHKSPLKAELVDGADFLCIRELTGGMYFGEKYQDNDKAYDTNMYTRPEIERILKVGFEYAMKRRKHLTVVDKANVLASSRLWRQIAQEMAPQYPEVTTDYMFVDNAAMKMIQEPKFFDVMVTENTFGDILTDEGSVISGSMGLLPSASTGESTPVFEPIHGSWPQAKGLNIANPLAQILSVAMLFEYFNCKEEGALVRRAVDASLDANVRTPEIQVEGGAKYGTKEVGAWIVDYIKKA encoded by the coding sequence ATGGATTTTAAAATAGCAGTATTAGCCGGTGACGGAATCGGACCGGAAATCTCTGTACAGGGAGTAGATGTAATGACGGCCGTTTGTGAAAAATTCGGCCACAAAGTAACTTATGAGTATGCGCTTTGCGGAGCTCACGCCATTGATGAAGTGGGCGATCCGTTCCCGGAAGAAACTTACCAGATTTGTAAGAATGCCGATGCGGTTCTGTTCTCGGCGGTAGGTGACCCGAAATTCGATAATGACCCTACGGCGAAAGTACGTCCGGAACAAGGTTTGCTGGCCATGCGTAAGAAATTGGGATTGTTTGCGAACATCCGTCCGGTACAGACCTTCAAGTGTCTGGTACACAAATCTCCGTTGAAAGCCGAACTGGTGGATGGAGCCGATTTCCTCTGCATCCGTGAATTGACAGGCGGTATGTACTTTGGCGAAAAATATCAGGACAACGACAAGGCATACGATACCAATATGTACACTCGTCCGGAGATTGAACGTATTTTGAAGGTTGGTTTTGAATATGCCATGAAACGTCGGAAACACCTGACGGTAGTAGATAAGGCCAATGTGTTGGCTTCTTCCCGTTTGTGGCGTCAGATTGCCCAAGAGATGGCTCCTCAGTATCCGGAAGTGACGACCGATTACATGTTCGTAGACAATGCCGCCATGAAGATGATTCAGGAACCGAAGTTCTTTGATGTTATGGTGACGGAAAATACATTCGGAGACATCCTGACCGATGAGGGCTCTGTCATCAGCGGTTCAATGGGCTTGCTTCCTTCTGCTTCTACCGGTGAGAGTACTCCGGTATTCGAACCGATTCATGGTTCTTGGCCACAGGCAAAGGGCTTGAACATCGCCAACCCGTTGGCACAGATTCTGTCGGTTGCCATGTTGTTTGAATATTTCAACTGCAAGGAAGAAGGAGCGCTTGTCCGTCGGGCAGTAGATGCTTCATTGGATGCCAACGTGCGTACACCGGAAATTCAAGTGGAAGGCGGAGCCAAATACGGTACGAAAGAAGTGGGTGCCTGGATTGTAGATTACATCAAGAAGGCCTGA
- a CDS encoding alpha-L-fucosidase, translated as MKTHIFHFLRAICLGGLLSASAFCVQAENIVYVPTPENLQARKEFQDNKFGIFLHWGIYSMFGQGEWYMNNDNIDCHEYAKVASGFYPSRFDAHEWVAAIKASGARYICITSRHHDGFSMFHTKYSDYNVVDATPFKRDVIKELAEECQKQGIKLHLYYSHLDWTREDYYPLGRTGHGTGRTSHGEWATYYEFMNHQLTELLTNYGPIGAIWFDGMWDQPDGFDWKLDEQYALIHKLQPACLIGNNHHKAPYPGEDFQMFERDLPGENKAGFSGESVVGRLPLETCETMNGMWGYQIKDQNYKSVTELVRLLVRAAGKGANLLMNIGPQPNGELPAVAVERLRGVGKWMSENGETIYGTAAGNVMTASWGTTTRKGNMLYVHLLTDEMPQFVTLPLTEKVLSSNVFHTGEKVKWEKIQGGIVLHTENLEPSVDCIVALKLKE; from the coding sequence ATGAAAACACACATCTTTCATTTTTTGAGAGCCATTTGTCTCGGGGGATTGTTGAGTGCGTCCGCTTTCTGTGTACAAGCTGAGAATATAGTGTATGTTCCTACGCCGGAGAATTTGCAGGCGCGAAAAGAGTTTCAAGATAATAAGTTCGGCATCTTTCTGCATTGGGGAATTTACAGCATGTTCGGGCAAGGAGAATGGTACATGAATAACGATAATATCGATTGTCATGAATATGCGAAGGTGGCCTCTGGCTTTTATCCTTCCCGATTTGATGCGCATGAGTGGGTCGCGGCTATCAAGGCTTCTGGTGCCCGGTATATCTGCATTACTTCCCGTCATCATGACGGCTTTTCCATGTTTCATACAAAATATTCGGATTACAACGTGGTGGATGCGACACCTTTCAAACGGGATGTTATTAAGGAATTGGCTGAAGAGTGTCAGAAGCAGGGCATCAAGTTGCATCTATATTATTCCCATCTGGATTGGACACGAGAGGACTACTATCCTTTGGGAAGAACGGGACACGGAACTGGCCGTACTTCGCACGGGGAATGGGCTACTTATTATGAGTTCATGAATCATCAGTTGACGGAGTTACTGACCAATTATGGTCCGATTGGAGCAATTTGGTTTGACGGAATGTGGGATCAGCCTGACGGATTCGACTGGAAGCTGGATGAACAGTACGCATTGATTCATAAATTACAGCCGGCCTGCCTGATTGGCAACAATCATCATAAGGCACCTTATCCCGGAGAGGACTTCCAGATGTTCGAGCGAGACTTGCCCGGTGAGAATAAAGCGGGCTTCTCCGGTGAGTCTGTGGTAGGGCGATTGCCTTTGGAAACTTGTGAAACAATGAATGGTATGTGGGGATATCAGATAAAAGACCAGAATTACAAGTCAGTTACGGAATTGGTCCGTCTGTTAGTCCGTGCGGCAGGGAAAGGGGCCAATTTGCTGATGAACATTGGCCCACAGCCTAATGGAGAACTTCCGGCGGTGGCCGTTGAACGGCTGAGAGGGGTCGGAAAGTGGATGTCGGAAAACGGGGAAACCATCTATGGCACTGCAGCTGGAAACGTGATGACTGCCTCATGGGGCACGACTACCCGGAAGGGAAACATGCTTTACGTGCATCTGCTGACGGATGAAATGCCCCAGTTTGTGACGTTGCCTCTGACGGAGAAAGTTCTTTCTTCTAATGTATTTCATACCGGAGAGAAGGTGAAATGGGAAAAAATTCAAGGGGGCATTGTGTTACATACTGAAAATTTGGAGCCTTCTGTGGATTGTATTGTCGCGTTGAAATTAAAGGAATAA
- a CDS encoding lipopolysaccharide assembly protein LapB, whose product MKYLVLILCSIFSSVCVLQAQSYNEIVEQAMECVKKDSLVQAEQLFRKALKLEPNNARNALLFSNLGTVQKRLGKTDEAIESYTLALNIIPYSTAMLLNRAALYLEKDLLQKAYLDYCNVIDLVPKNQEARLFRAYIYMQRREYKEARVDYNVVLEQDVKNKTARIGLAMLDEKEGRFQSAMDAMNRLVSDYPQDVSVWKMRANMEWEHGQLDAALYDLDEVLKLDARDAASYVMKGDIYLELKRKSEARDAYEKAITLGVSRAELLEKLKQCK is encoded by the coding sequence ATGAAATATTTAGTCTTGATTTTGTGTAGTATATTCTCTTCTGTGTGTGTCTTGCAGGCACAGTCGTATAATGAAATCGTTGAGCAGGCTATGGAGTGTGTGAAAAAGGACAGCCTGGTACAGGCCGAACAGCTTTTTCGGAAAGCATTGAAACTTGAACCGAACAATGCACGGAATGCTTTGCTTTTTTCCAATTTGGGAACTGTGCAGAAACGTTTGGGAAAGACGGATGAGGCCATTGAATCGTACACGCTGGCGTTGAACATCATTCCGTATTCTACAGCCATGTTGCTGAACCGGGCAGCTCTTTATTTGGAAAAGGATTTGCTTCAGAAAGCGTATCTGGATTATTGCAACGTGATTGATCTTGTGCCGAAGAATCAGGAAGCTCGTCTGTTTCGGGCCTATATCTATATGCAACGGCGTGAATACAAGGAAGCGCGCGTAGACTATAATGTGGTGCTGGAACAGGATGTGAAGAATAAAACGGCCCGTATCGGCCTGGCCATGCTGGACGAGAAGGAAGGACGCTTTCAGTCGGCCATGGATGCCATGAACCGCCTGGTGTCTGATTATCCGCAGGATGTCTCGGTGTGGAAGATGCGTGCGAATATGGAATGGGAGCACGGACAATTGGATGCGGCTTTATATGACTTGGATGAGGTGCTGAAATTAGATGCTCGGGATGCAGCTTCGTATGTAATGAAAGGAGACATTTACTTGGAGCTGAAAAGAAAGTCGGAGGCTCGTGACGCTTACGAAAAAGCCATAACTTTGGGGGTATCACGTGCGGAATTGCTGGAAAAATTAAAACAGTGCAAATGA
- the leuC gene encoding 3-isopropylmalate dehydratase large subunit — MANTLFDKIWDAHVVQKVEDGPTQLYIDRLYCHEVTSPQAFAGMRARGLKCFRPERIYCMPDHNTPTHDQDKPIEDPVSKAQVDALAKNAADFGLTHFGMMNKKNGIIHVVGPERGLTLPGMTIVCGDSHTSTHGAMGAVAFGIGTSEVEMVMASQCILQARPKTMRITIDGKLGKGVTAKDVALYMMSKMTTSGATGYFVEYAGEAIRSLTMEGRLTLCNLSIEMGARGGMIAPDEVTFEYIKGREYAPKGAEWDKALAYWKTLKSDDDAVFDKEVRFDAADIQPMITYGTNPGMGMAITAHIPTTEGMSDVEKGSFEKSLHYMGFQPGESLLGKKVDYVFLGACTNGRIEDFRAFASIVKGRKKADHITAWLVPGSWMVDEQIRQEGLDKVLEEAGFEIRQPGCSACLAMNDDKIPAGKYSVSTSNRNFEGRQGPGSRTLLASPLTAAAAAVTGVITDPRTLM, encoded by the coding sequence ATGGCTAATACGTTATTTGACAAGATATGGGATGCACATGTGGTGCAGAAGGTGGAAGACGGACCTACCCAATTGTATATAGACCGTCTGTATTGTCACGAGGTGACCAGTCCGCAGGCTTTTGCCGGTATGCGTGCCCGTGGATTGAAATGTTTCCGTCCGGAACGTATCTATTGTATGCCGGACCACAATACGCCGACGCACGACCAGGACAAACCGATTGAAGATCCGGTTTCAAAGGCACAGGTGGATGCGCTGGCCAAGAATGCAGCCGATTTCGGGTTGACGCATTTCGGAATGATGAACAAGAAGAACGGTATTATCCATGTGGTAGGTCCGGAACGTGGACTGACCCTTCCGGGCATGACCATTGTATGTGGTGACTCACATACTTCTACTCACGGTGCAATGGGAGCGGTTGCTTTCGGAATCGGTACCAGTGAGGTGGAAATGGTGATGGCTTCGCAGTGCATTCTTCAGGCTCGTCCGAAAACCATGCGTATCACGATTGACGGTAAGTTGGGAAAAGGTGTGACAGCCAAGGATGTAGCCTTGTACATGATGTCGAAGATGACGACCAGTGGTGCCACAGGTTACTTTGTGGAATATGCCGGTGAAGCCATCCGCAGCCTGACCATGGAAGGACGTCTCACCCTGTGCAACTTGTCTATCGAGATGGGGGCCCGCGGAGGAATGATTGCGCCGGACGAAGTGACCTTTGAATACATTAAAGGTCGCGAATATGCGCCGAAAGGAGCGGAATGGGACAAGGCATTGGCTTATTGGAAGACGTTGAAGAGCGATGACGATGCCGTGTTCGACAAAGAGGTTCGTTTTGATGCGGCAGATATCCAGCCGATGATTACTTATGGTACCAATCCGGGAATGGGTATGGCCATTACGGCTCATATCCCCACTACAGAAGGTATGAGTGACGTGGAAAAGGGTTCGTTTGAAAAGTCCTTGCATTACATGGGCTTCCAGCCGGGCGAGAGTCTGCTGGGCAAGAAAGTGGACTATGTGTTCTTGGGAGCTTGTACTAACGGACGTATTGAGGACTTCCGGGCCTTCGCTTCTATTGTGAAAGGACGTAAGAAAGCTGACCATATTACGGCGTGGCTGGTGCCGGGCTCGTGGATGGTGGATGAACAGATTCGGCAGGAAGGACTGGATAAAGTTCTGGAAGAAGCGGGCTTTGAAATCCGTCAGCCGGGATGCAGTGCCTGTCTGGCCATGAACGACGACAAGATTCCGGCAGGAAAGTATTCCGTGTCTACCAGCAACCGTAACTTTGAAGGACGTCAGGGACCAGGTTCCCGTACGTTGCTGGCTAGTCCGTTGACAGCGGCAGCCGCTGCCGTAACCGGTGTGATAACAGATCCGAGAACGTTAATGTAA
- the pncB gene encoding nicotinate phosphoribosyltransferase produces the protein MVIKTILDTDLYKFTTSYAYIKLFPYAMGTFTFKDRDDTEYTEGFLEALKNEIHNLEMVKLAPEELEYMTSHCRFLPRVYWEWLSSFRFDPNKIEVWLDEQHHLQMSVTDYLYKVTLYEVPLLAIVSEIKNQFLNRMPDKQVILDKLAGKVELSNAHQMPFSEFGTRRRFSFDVQKLVVEYLKKHARYCTGTSNCYLAMKYGMLPMGTHPHEWFMFHGAQFGYKHANYMALENWVNVYDGDLGTALSDTYTSDSFLSNFSRKQAKLFDGVRCDSGNEYEFIDRLIARYKELGIDPTTKTIIFSNALDFEKALKIFQYCQGKIRCSFGIGTNLTNDTGYQPSNIVMKLSRCKMTMNQEWRECVKLSDDMGKHMGSMTEVEACLHELRLLSE, from the coding sequence ATGGTGATAAAAACAATTTTAGATACTGATTTATATAAGTTTACGACTTCATACGCCTATATCAAGCTCTTCCCGTACGCTATGGGAACCTTTACGTTCAAGGATAGAGACGACACGGAATATACGGAAGGTTTTCTGGAGGCGTTGAAGAATGAAATCCATAACCTGGAAATGGTGAAACTGGCACCGGAGGAACTGGAATATATGACTTCTCATTGTCGTTTCCTTCCGAGAGTGTATTGGGAATGGCTATCGTCTTTCCGTTTCGACCCCAATAAGATAGAAGTCTGGCTGGATGAGCAGCATCATCTGCAAATGTCCGTTACGGATTATTTATATAAGGTAACATTGTATGAAGTCCCCCTATTGGCTATCGTATCGGAGATTAAAAATCAGTTCCTGAACCGTATGCCGGACAAACAGGTTATTCTGGACAAGTTGGCGGGAAAGGTGGAACTGTCGAACGCCCATCAGATGCCTTTCTCTGAATTTGGTACACGGCGCCGTTTCTCATTTGACGTGCAGAAACTGGTGGTGGAGTACTTAAAGAAACATGCCCGTTATTGTACGGGAACTTCCAATTGTTATCTGGCCATGAAATATGGGATGCTGCCTATGGGAACGCATCCGCATGAATGGTTCATGTTTCATGGGGCACAGTTCGGTTACAAGCATGCCAATTACATGGCCCTGGAAAATTGGGTGAATGTGTACGATGGAGATTTGGGTACGGCCCTGTCGGATACCTATACTTCCGATTCGTTTTTGAGTAACTTCAGCCGGAAGCAGGCGAAGCTGTTTGACGGCGTACGCTGCGACTCCGGCAACGAATATGAGTTTATTGACCGTCTGATTGCCCGCTACAAGGAACTGGGGATTGACCCGACTACGAAAACCATTATTTTCAGTAATGCGCTCGACTTTGAAAAAGCGCTGAAGATATTCCAGTATTGCCAAGGTAAAATACGCTGTTCGTTCGGCATTGGTACCAATTTGACGAATGACACAGGTTATCAGCCTTCCAATATTGTCATGAAGCTGTCACGCTGCAAGATGACCATGAACCAGGAATGGCGTGAGTGCGTGAAGTTGTCGGACGATATGGGCAAACACATGGGGAGCATGACTGAGGTAGAAGCTTGTCTGCATGAGCTTCGTTTGCTTTCTGAATGA
- a CDS encoding 2-isopropylmalate synthase has product MSDRLFIFDTTLRDGEQVPGCQLNTVEKIQVAKQLEALGVDVIEAGFPISSPGDFNSVIEISKAVTWPTICALTRAVQKDIDVAAEALQYAKHKRIHTGIGTSDSHIKYKFNSTREEIIERAVSAVKYAKRYVEDVEFYAEDAGRTENEYLARVVEAVIKAGATVVNIPDTTGYCLPDEYGAKIKYLMEHVDGIDKAIISTHCHNDLGMATANTISGVLNGARQVEVTINGIGERAGNTSLEEVAMILRCHHDIHIDTNINTQKIYPTSRMVSSLMNMPVQPNKAIVGRNAFAHSSGIHQDGVLKNAQTYEIIDPKDVGIDDNAIVLTARSGRAALKHRLHVLGVEMTQEKLDKVYEDFLKLADKKKDITDDDILVLAGADRNVNHHIKLEYLQVTSGVGVRSVASLGLNISGEHFEAAATGNGPVDAAIKAVKQIIKRQMTLKEFTIQAISKGSDDVGKVHMQVEYDGQMYYGFGANTDIIAASVEAYIDCINKFRK; this is encoded by the coding sequence ATGAGTGACAGATTATTTATTTTTGATACTACGCTCCGCGACGGGGAGCAGGTACCGGGATGCCAGTTGAATACGGTTGAGAAGATTCAGGTTGCCAAACAGCTGGAAGCTTTGGGAGTAGATGTAATCGAGGCCGGATTTCCAATTTCAAGTCCGGGAGATTTCAATTCGGTAATTGAAATTTCCAAAGCCGTGACCTGGCCGACCATTTGTGCGTTGACACGTGCCGTACAGAAAGACATCGACGTGGCTGCCGAGGCGTTGCAGTATGCCAAACACAAACGTATTCATACGGGTATTGGTACCTCTGATTCGCATATCAAATATAAATTCAATTCTACTCGTGAAGAAATTATCGAACGGGCTGTCAGTGCGGTGAAATATGCGAAACGTTATGTAGAAGACGTGGAGTTTTATGCCGAAGATGCCGGACGTACGGAGAATGAATACCTCGCACGTGTGGTAGAAGCCGTTATCAAAGCAGGAGCTACAGTGGTAAACATTCCGGATACGACTGGTTATTGCTTGCCGGATGAATACGGCGCAAAAATCAAGTACCTGATGGAGCATGTGGACGGAATAGACAAAGCCATCATTTCTACCCACTGCCACAATGACTTGGGAATGGCTACGGCCAATACCATCAGTGGAGTGTTGAACGGAGCCCGTCAGGTGGAAGTGACTATCAACGGTATTGGAGAACGTGCCGGTAACACCTCACTGGAGGAAGTGGCCATGATTCTTCGCTGTCACCACGATATCCATATCGATACGAACATCAACACGCAGAAAATCTATCCTACCAGCCGCATGGTTTCCAGTTTGATGAACATGCCGGTGCAGCCCAATAAAGCCATTGTGGGACGTAATGCATTTGCCCATTCTTCCGGTATCCATCAGGATGGGGTGCTGAAGAATGCACAGACCTACGAAATCATCGACCCGAAAGATGTGGGTATCGATGACAATGCGATTGTATTGACGGCACGTAGCGGACGTGCGGCTTTGAAACATCGTCTGCATGTGTTGGGCGTAGAAATGACGCAGGAGAAATTGGACAAGGTGTATGAGGATTTCCTGAAACTGGCAGACAAGAAGAAAGATATTACGGATGACGATATTCTGGTATTGGCTGGAGCCGACCGCAATGTGAACCATCACATCAAACTGGAATACTTGCAGGTGACCAGTGGAGTAGGAGTCCGTTCCGTGGCCAGTCTGGGATTGAATATCAGTGGCGAACATTTTGAGGCAGCCGCTACGGGTAACGGACCGGTGGATGCAGCCATCAAGGCCGTGAAACAGATTATCAAGCGCCAGATGACCTTGAAGGAATTTACTATTCAGGCCATCAGCAAAGGTAGTGATGATGTCGGTAAGGTACACATGCAGGTGGAATACGACGGACAGATGTACTATGGTTTCGGAGCCAACACTGACATTATTGCCGCTTCGGTAGAGGCATACATCGATTGTATCAATAAATTCAGAAAATAA
- a CDS encoding alpha-isopropylmalate synthase regulatory domain-containing protein: MDNHPRIEIMDTTLRDGEQTSGVSFVPHEKLMIARLLLEDLKVDRIEVASARVSDGEFNAVKMICDWAARRGLLQRVEVLGFVDGTVSVDWIHRAGCRVINLLAKGSEKHCRYQLKKTLAEHLSDIHQVVDYALANDMDVNLYLEDWSNGIKDSPEYVFGLMDDLKDSGIKRFMLPDTLGILNPLQVIEYMRKMKKRYPDLHFDFHAHNDYDLAVSNVLAAVLSGVKGLHTTINGLGERAGNAPLASVQAILKDHFHAITRIDESRLNDVSRVVESYSGVTIPANKPIVGESVFTQVAGVHADGDNKNKLYFNDLLPERFGRVREYALGKNSGKANIRKNLESMGLELDEESMKKVTNRIIELGDRKEQVTPEDLPYIISDVLKHDGIQNKVKLLSYFVTLAQGLKPMATLSIEIDGKTYQESSSGDGQYDAFVRALRKIYKNTLGRKFPMLVNYAVTIPPGGRTDAFVQTVITWNYEDKEFRTRGFDADQTEAAIKATIKMLNLIEDLN; encoded by the coding sequence ATGGATAATCATCCGAGAATAGAAATAATGGACACTACGTTGCGCGACGGTGAACAGACCAGTGGCGTATCGTTCGTGCCTCATGAGAAACTGATGATAGCCCGTCTGCTGCTGGAAGACCTGAAAGTGGACCGGATAGAGGTGGCTTCTGCCCGTGTGTCGGATGGTGAGTTCAACGCGGTAAAAATGATTTGTGACTGGGCGGCACGCCGTGGCCTGTTGCAGCGGGTGGAGGTGCTGGGCTTTGTGGATGGAACCGTTTCTGTGGACTGGATTCATCGTGCAGGATGCCGGGTCATCAATCTGTTGGCAAAAGGTTCGGAAAAGCATTGCCGCTATCAGTTGAAGAAGACGCTTGCGGAACATCTGTCTGATATTCATCAGGTGGTGGATTATGCTTTGGCGAATGATATGGATGTCAATTTGTATCTGGAAGACTGGAGTAACGGAATCAAGGACTCTCCTGAGTATGTGTTTGGGCTGATGGACGATTTGAAGGACAGTGGCATCAAGCGCTTTATGTTGCCGGATACACTGGGAATTCTCAATCCTTTGCAGGTGATTGAATACATGCGCAAGATGAAGAAGCGGTATCCCGACCTGCATTTCGATTTTCATGCCCATAATGATTATGATTTGGCCGTGAGCAATGTGCTGGCAGCTGTGCTGAGTGGGGTAAAAGGTTTGCATACCACCATCAACGGATTGGGCGAACGGGCAGGAAATGCTCCGTTGGCCAGTGTGCAGGCCATCTTGAAAGATCATTTTCATGCGATTACCCGCATTGACGAGAGCCGGCTGAACGATGTGAGCCGCGTGGTAGAGTCTTATTCCGGAGTGACGATTCCGGCAAACAAACCGATTGTGGGTGAAAGTGTCTTTACACAGGTGGCAGGCGTACATGCCGATGGAGACAATAAGAACAAGTTGTACTTCAACGATTTGCTCCCGGAGCGCTTCGGGCGTGTACGGGAATATGCCTTGGGAAAGAATTCCGGAAAAGCCAACATCCGCAAGAACCTGGAAAGCATGGGGCTTGAACTGGATGAAGAATCGATGAAGAAGGTGACCAACCGTATCATTGAGTTGGGCGACCGCAAGGAACAGGTCACCCCGGAAGATTTGCCGTATATCATCAGCGACGTGCTCAAGCACGACGGGATACAGAACAAGGTGAAATTGCTCAGTTATTTTGTCACTTTGGCTCAAGGGCTGAAACCGATGGCTACGTTGAGCATTGAGATTGATGGAAAGACTTATCAGGAAAGCTCTTCCGGCGACGGACAGTATGACGCTTTCGTGCGTGCGTTGCGTAAGATTTATAAGAATACGCTGGGCCGCAAGTTCCCGATGCTGGTGAATTATGCCGTTACCATTCCGCCGGGCGGACGGACCGATGCCTTTGTGCAGACCGTGATTACATGGAATTACGAGGATAAGGAGTTCCGTACCCGTGGATTTGATGCCGACCAGACGGAAGCAGCCATTAAGGCTACGATTAAAATGTTGAACTTGATAGAAGATTTAAATTAA
- the msrA gene encoding peptide-methionine (S)-S-oxide reductase MsrA — protein sequence MKTEKAIFACGCFWGVQHQMERAAGVIRTTVGYTGGHKENPTYPEVKAHTTGHAEAVLVEYDAAQTTYTDLCKLFFEIHDPAQTDGQGPDIGPQYRSEIFYLNEEQKQQAEKVIQILKDKGYEVHTLLTPATTFWPAEEYHQHYYDKTGGEPYCHIRVKKF from the coding sequence ATGAAAACCGAAAAAGCGATTTTTGCCTGTGGATGCTTCTGGGGTGTCCAGCACCAGATGGAACGTGCCGCAGGAGTGATACGTACTACCGTAGGATATACAGGAGGACACAAGGAAAACCCCACTTACCCGGAAGTAAAAGCCCATACTACCGGACATGCGGAAGCGGTGCTTGTGGAATACGATGCCGCACAGACCACTTATACCGACTTATGCAAATTGTTTTTTGAGATACACGACCCGGCACAGACCGACGGACAAGGTCCGGATATCGGCCCGCAATACCGCAGTGAAATTTTCTACCTGAACGAAGAACAGAAGCAACAGGCCGAAAAAGTCATTCAGATTTTGAAAGACAAAGGCTATGAAGTACACACCCTGCTGACTCCTGCCACCACCTTCTGGCCCGCAGAAGAATATCACCAACATTATTATGACAAGACCGGCGGAGAGCCCTATTGCCATATCCGGGTCAAAAAATTCTAA